Within the Gracilinema caldarium DSM 7334 genome, the region GTAATACTAAAAAGGCAGAAGAGACTCTCATAAAACTTACCCATAACTATCCAGAAGACCCTTATGCTTTGCAGTTCTTTGGTCGTTTTTATTATAAATATGGTAACAATACAACTGATATCGACAAGGCTATCCATACCTTTAATGAATGTATCAGGATATCCTGGGAGCAATTCGGACGTGTTAATGAAATTTCAGATATTGTAAAATATCTGGTTTCAGCCGGTGACTTTGTCCGTTCTCATGCAATTTTGCAGAATACAAAAGCAATAGTGACATCGAACAATGAAGCATCAGGTATTGTATACTACTTTGATGCCCAGATATATGCCCTAGAAGGAAACAATACTGAAGCTAGAAAAACTGCAGAACAGGCTCAATATTACTTTAAAGAAGCTAATAATCCAGAAGCTCTCAAAGAATTGCGGAATTTTCTGGAATCGATCGGTCAGTAATATATAAAAGACGTTTAAAAACTTCTTTTTTTTAACGTCTACCATAGATGATAAACGCCTATAAAAAAATCAACGAATTTTTATTTAGAGGCGCCAACAATACATGTAACTAAGGTCCGGTAAAGTTACATTAGCCAGGGTAGAACCTTTTCTAGGTAGGGCTTCCTGAAAAACAAACAACTCTTTACAAAAGAAGCAAATACAGAGATAATCTCAATAAGAAGTGCACGGAAGAAAGGGGTAAGGCCTTAAAAAGCGTGCACTTTACTATGGGGTAACGATGTATAAGGAAAAGGAACAGGTACCTGAGTTTGAAGACTTTTATGTACCCTTCGGAGGACATTTACGAGAAGATAATCGATGGGTACGATTAGCCGCAATTATTCCATGGGAAGAGATAGAAGCTGAATATAAAAAATGTTTTTCAAAACGAATTGGAAGAACAGCCAAGACCGTACGGCTCGCCTTGGGATCATTATTGATAAAAGAGAAATTACAATTAACAGATGAAGAAACGGTAGAAACAATACGAGAGAACCATTACCTGCAATATTTTTTAGGATATGAATCTTACAAAGATGAAAAACCCTTTGATCCAAGCATGATGGTTCATTTTCGAAAACGGCTTGGACCTGATGCAATAGCACAGATAAATGAGTTGATAGCGAAACGGTATCAAGAACAGGTAGAAGCAGAATCTGAAAAAAAACAGAACAAAGAAAACCAAAAGGATGACCATGATCATGGAAATCGAGGGCAACTCATTATAGATGCCACGTGCGTCCCCCAGGATATCCGGCATCCCCATGATGTCACTTTATTGGATGAAGCGCGAAGGAAAACAGAAAAGATAATTGATACGTTATATGAAGCGAGTGAGCTCACCATAAAACCACGAACCTATAGAAAACAGGCCCGTATCAAATATCTCAATTTTATACGAGGGCGACGAAGAACAAAAAAAGAAATACGCAGAGCGATTCGGACCCAACTCCAATACATACGACGTAATTTACGGACTATCAATGAATTACAAAACAAGGTTCCCAGTACAACGTTGAGTGCAAAACAGCGACGTGATCTTATCGTGATACATGAGGTTTACCGGCAACAGGTACAGATGTATAAGGGAAAGACCCATTCGATATCGGGAAAAATCGTCAGTATCAGTCAACCCCATGTACGACCAATAGCCCGAGGTAAAGCAAAAGCGGCCTTTGAATTCGGAGCAAAACTATCAGCATCGATGACCGAACACGGGATGATTTTTATAGATCGATTACAATGGGAACCCTATAACGAACAAGAAGATTTGCCAACACAAATAGAAAAATATAAGAGGCGATGTGGTCGATATCCGGAATCGGTGCATGCCGATAAAATATATCGGACACGAGCAAACCGAGCCTATTGTGAAGCTCGAGGAATACGATTGTCTGG harbors:
- a CDS encoding tetratricopeptide repeat protein, with the translated sequence MYLEQYNEAIDYCNKAIQYPEENKIFQMDAYILLSHIYIIIGNTKKAEETLIKLTHNYPEDPYALQFFGRFYYKYGNNTTDIDKAIHTFNECIRISWEQFGRVNEISDIVKYLVSAGDFVRSHAILQNTKAIVTSNNEASGIVYYFDAQIYALEGNNTEARKTAEQAQYYFKEANNPEALKELRNFLESIGQ
- a CDS encoding IS5 family transposase: MYKEKEQVPEFEDFYVPFGGHLREDNRWVRLAAIIPWEEIEAEYKKCFSKRIGRTAKTVRLALGSLLIKEKLQLTDEETVETIRENHYLQYFLGYESYKDEKPFDPSMMVHFRKRLGPDAIAQINELIAKRYQEQVEAESEKKQNKENQKDDHDHGNRGQLIIDATCVPQDIRHPHDVTLLDEARRKTEKIIDTLYEASELTIKPRTYRKQARIKYLNFIRGRRRTKKEIRRAIRTQLQYIRRNLRTINELQNKVPSTTLSAKQRRDLIVIHEVYRQQVQMYKGKTHSISGKIVSISQPHVRPIARGKAKAAFEFGAKLSASMTEHGMIFIDRLQWEPYNEQEDLPTQIEKYKRRCGRYPESVHADKIYRTRANRAYCEARGIRLSGPPLGRPIKETLENKKIVRQLRKIQRLDEAIRQAIEGGFGYMKRKFGLGTIYEKLRETSETAIMVCVLLTNCEKILRDLFMRFLFLLGFKPHKSYLKVLVY